A genomic stretch from Engraulis encrasicolus isolate BLACKSEA-1 chromosome 10, IST_EnEncr_1.0, whole genome shotgun sequence includes:
- the slc25a33 gene encoding solute carrier family 25 member 33 has product MSQKDTLLHLVAGGCGGTVGAIVTCPLEVLKTRLQSSGLTLRPVFQVQLGAAVSGGAGVIRPGAVTPSLLQVLRSILEKEGPRSLFRGLGPNLVGVAPSRAVYFAAYSKSKETFNGIFVPNSGPVHMSSAGCAAFITNTMMNPIWMVKTRMQLEKKARGERRMNALQCARFVYQKEGIRGFYRGLSASYAGISETMICFLIYETLKKEMAEQRMTEANKGATDFMGLMVAAAFAKGCASCIAYPHEVIRTRLREEGSKYKHFFQTGRLIAVEEGLAALYRGLIPQLIRQIPNTAITLSTYELIVYLLRESS; this is encoded by the exons ATGTGGCGGTACAGTGGGCGCCATCGTCACGTGTCCCCTGGAGGTGCTGAAGACGAGGCTGCAGTCCTCTGGCCTGACGCTGAGGCCCGTCTTCCAGGTGCAGCTGGGCGCAGCCGTCAGCGGTGGGGCGGGGGTCATCCGGCCAGGTGCCGTCACGCCCAGCCTATTACAGGTGCTACG GTCGATTCTTGAAAAGGAGGGGCCACGATCGCTCTTCAGGGGACTAGGTCCAAACCTCGTTGGAGTTGCACCTTCACG AGCCGTGTACTTTGCTGCCTATTCCAAGTCCAAAGAGACGTTCAATGGCATCTTCGTGCCTAACAGTGGGCCTGTACATATGTCGTCGGCGGGATGTGCAG CCTTCATCACGAATACCATGATGAACCCCATTTGGATGGTCAAGACAAGAATGCAGCTAGAGAAAAA AGCGAGAGGCGAGCGCCGGATGAACGCGCTGCAGTGCGCGCGCTTCGTCTACCAGAAGGAGGGGATCCGAGGCTTCTACCGGGGCCTGTCGGCGTCGTACGCCGGCATCTCGGAGACCATGATCTGCTTCTTGATCTACGAGACGCTGAAGAAGGAGATGGCCGAGCAGCGCATGACCGAGGCCAACAAGGGCGCCACCGACTTCATGGGTCTCATGGTGGCGGCGGCCTTCGCCAAGGGCTGCGCGTCCTGCATAGCATACCCACACG AGGTCATCCGCACGCGACTACGGGAAGAGGGCAGCAAGTACAAGCACTTTTTCCAGACGGGCCGCCTCATAGCGGTGGAGGAGGGCTTAGCCGCATTGTACCGAGGACTCATTCCACAGCTCATCCGACAGATCCCCAACACGGCCATCACGCTGTCCACCTACGAGCTCATCGTCTACCTGCTCCGGGAGTCCTCCTAA